The following coding sequences are from one Camelus dromedarius isolate mCamDro1 chromosome 30, mCamDro1.pat, whole genome shotgun sequence window:
- the FABP9 gene encoding fatty acid-binding protein 9, with protein sequence MIEHFLGTWKLVSSENFEEYLKQLGMSVTDQNLAGLAKPRITISADKEKVNIKTESSFKNFEISFKLGEEFDETTADNRKVKSIVKLDGGSMIHVQKWLDKETTIKRRIVDGKMVVEYTMNNIVSTRIYEKV encoded by the exons ATGATTGAGCACTTCTTGGGAACCTGGAAGCTGGTCTCCAGTGAAAACTTTGAGGAATACCTGAAACAACTGG GAATGAGTGTTACAGACCAGAACCTTGCAGGGTTAGCAAAGCCGAGAATCACCATTAGTGCTGACAAGGAGAAGGTTAACATCAAGACAGAAAGTTCTTTCAAGAACTTTGAGATCTCCTTTAAGCTGGGGGAAGAATTTGATGAAACCACAGCAGACAACCGCAAAGTGAAG AGTATCGTAAAATTAGATGGTGGCTCAATGATTCATGTCCAAAAATGGCTTGACAAAGAGACCACAATCAAAAGACGAATTGTAGATGGCAAAATGGTAGTG GAATATACCATGAATAATATTGTCAGCACTCGAATCTACGAAAAAGTGTGA
- the LOC105088522 gene encoding myelin P2 protein: MTNKFLGTWKLVSSEHFDDYMKALGVRLATRKLGNLAKPRVIISKKGDIITIRTESTFKNTEISFKLGQEFEETTADNRKAKSILTLSRGSLNQVQRWDDNETTIKRKLVDGKMVVECKMKDVVCTRIYEKV; encoded by the exons ATGACCAACAAATTCCTTGGCACCTGGAAACTTGTCTCCAGTGAGCACTTTGATGATTACATGAAAGCTCTGG GCGTCAGATTAGCCACCAGAAAACTGGGAAATTTGGCCAAACCCAGAGTGATCATCAGCAAGAAAGGGGATATTATAACCATAAGAACAGAAAGTacctttaaaaatacagagatCTCCTTCAAGCTGGGCCAGGAATTCGAAGAAACCACAGCTGACAATAGGAAAGCAAAG AGCATTTTAACCTTGTCGAGAGGCTCGTTGAATCAAGTACAGAGATGGGATGACAATGAGACAACAATAAAGAGAAAGTTGGTGGATGGAAAAATGGTAGTG gaatgtaaaatgaaggaCGTGGTCTGCACCAGAATTTATGAGAAGGTCTGA